The Flavobacterium marginilacus genome window below encodes:
- a CDS encoding acetyltransferase, which yields MKSKKLIIFGTGDIAQLAKYYFDIDSSYEVVGFTVDKDYCLAPTFENLPLVPFEDVEKHFSPNEVEMFIALSYAKMNKLRETKYLKSKEMNYTIASYISSHCTYLSQFPPGDNAFILEDNTIQPYVKIGKNVTLWSGNHIGHHSVIESHNFISSHVVISGHCVVEPNCFIGVNATIGHQVTIAKETLVGAGAVITKNTEEASIYVPAKSIKLDKKSSIIKL from the coding sequence ATGAAATCTAAAAAATTAATCATATTTGGAACTGGTGATATTGCTCAATTGGCAAAATATTATTTTGATATCGATTCATCCTACGAAGTGGTTGGCTTTACAGTAGATAAAGACTATTGTTTAGCCCCAACTTTTGAGAATTTACCATTAGTTCCTTTTGAAGATGTTGAAAAGCATTTTTCTCCCAATGAGGTTGAAATGTTTATAGCTTTAAGTTATGCAAAAATGAATAAGCTTAGAGAAACAAAGTATTTGAAATCTAAGGAGATGAATTATACAATAGCTTCTTATATAAGTTCACATTGTACTTATTTATCTCAATTTCCTCCTGGCGATAATGCTTTTATTTTGGAAGATAACACTATTCAGCCTTATGTAAAGATTGGAAAAAATGTTACACTATGGAGTGGTAATCATATCGGACATCATTCTGTTATTGAAAGTCATAATTTTATTAGCTCACATGTAGTCATATCAGGGCATTGTGTTGTTGAACCAAATTGTTTTATTGGTGTTAATGCAACGATTGGGCATCAGGTGACAATAGCCAAAGAAACTCTTGTTGGTGCTGGAGCAGTTATCACGAAGAATACAGAAGAAGCTTCTATCTATGTACCTGCAAAATCAATAAAACTTGATAAAAAGAGTAGTATAATAAAACTTTGA
- the rffA gene encoding dTDP-4-amino-4,6-dideoxygalactose transaminase, protein MTHIGFNKPYLTGKETEYITDAVASGKISGNGKYTQWCQQFFEQKYAFGKCLLTTSCTDALEMASILINIQPGDEVIMPSYTFVSTANAFVLRGAKIIFADSNTENPNVDASKLESLITPKTKAIVPVHYAGIACDMDMIMDLANKYNLYIIEDAAQAIDSFYIGRDGVRKALGSIGHLAAFSFHETKNIISGEGGMLVINDKQFASRAEIIWEKGTNRAAFFRGEIDKYGWVDVGSSFLPSEVIAAFLWAQIEQLNKIQEKRKIIWDQYYEGLKKATVKGRFKLPQIPNYATNNAHMFYLVFESLEKRDECISRLKNKGINAVFHYLSLHKSPYYNEKYLGDDLICSNQYSDRLLRLPFYYELSDADLKLIINVIKE, encoded by the coding sequence ATGACACATATAGGATTCAATAAGCCTTATCTCACAGGAAAAGAAACTGAATATATTACCGATGCAGTAGCCTCTGGTAAAATATCGGGTAACGGTAAATATACCCAATGGTGTCAACAGTTTTTCGAACAGAAATATGCTTTTGGTAAATGTTTGCTCACAACATCTTGTACTGATGCATTAGAAATGGCATCTATTTTAATCAATATTCAACCAGGTGATGAGGTGATTATGCCATCTTATACTTTTGTTTCTACTGCGAATGCTTTTGTATTAAGAGGGGCTAAAATTATTTTTGCTGATTCTAATACCGAAAATCCAAATGTGGATGCGAGTAAACTAGAATCGTTAATTACCCCCAAAACCAAAGCGATTGTTCCAGTTCATTATGCTGGAATTGCCTGTGATATGGATATGATTATGGATTTGGCAAATAAATATAATTTATACATTATAGAAGATGCTGCTCAAGCTATAGATAGTTTTTATATTGGTAGAGATGGGGTGCGAAAAGCTTTGGGTTCTATAGGACATTTAGCAGCTTTTTCTTTTCACGAAACCAAAAATATTATTTCGGGAGAAGGCGGTATGTTGGTAATTAATGATAAGCAATTTGCTAGTCGTGCAGAAATTATATGGGAGAAAGGAACTAATCGAGCTGCATTTTTTAGAGGTGAAATTGATAAATATGGATGGGTAGATGTTGGATCCTCTTTTTTGCCATCAGAAGTTATCGCTGCTTTTCTTTGGGCTCAAATTGAACAGTTAAACAAGATTCAAGAAAAGCGTAAAATTATATGGGATCAGTATTATGAGGGCTTAAAAAAGGCGACAGTTAAGGGGCGTTTTAAGTTGCCTCAAATACCCAATTATGCGACAAATAATGCCCATATGTTTTATTTGGTTTTTGAATCCTTAGAAAAAAGGGACGAATGTATTAGTCGTTTAAAAAACAAAGGCATTAATGCGGTTTTTCATTATTTGAGTTTACATAAAAGTCCATATTATAATGAGAAATATTTAGGAGATGATTTGATTTGCAGTAATCAATATTCAGACAGGTTGTTGCGATTGCCATTTTATTATGAGTTGTCTGATGCGGATCTGAAATTGATTATAAATGTGATAAAGGAATAA
- a CDS encoding TDP-N-acetylfucosamine:lipid II N-acetylfucosaminyltransferase, with amino-acid sequence MNYHIMVQDKFLDSFIADVYAIGEENNNVFWFRGDKGETNYITTDKLIEYLGHDRLSLKNKLKLLNPADTIFIHWYDKWIADLVYDLPNKLIVFFWGGEMYEEPFWHHAKWIYDKKTYSIIKKQSYPKIIWQKNIFKTIRTIKNVLRYPFIVRQQYEYKKKQVERIDYIVCGQFNTGEIEKVNELYPTFKAKHLAGYYDLNFDLANEINVKTKTSVAIKILVGNSATEANNHLEAFEKLRRLKDIEIYCVLSYGSDYYKRIVMHEGERVFGENFYPITDFMPRKEYVEFVNQMDVIFMYHNRSQAWGNIVTALTLGKPVFIKNENVLKKYITAIGIKTYDANLIGQCNLESIIIEEKKNFTDNIEKLKETISTEVRLNNLKEIMTIYAS; translated from the coding sequence ATGAACTACCACATAATGGTGCAAGATAAGTTTTTGGATTCTTTTATTGCAGATGTGTATGCTATTGGGGAGGAAAATAATAATGTTTTTTGGTTTAGAGGAGATAAAGGAGAAACAAATTATATAACAACGGATAAACTCATAGAATATCTTGGTCATGACAGGTTAAGTTTGAAGAATAAACTTAAATTGTTAAATCCAGCAGATACAATTTTTATACATTGGTATGATAAGTGGATTGCTGATTTGGTTTATGATTTGCCTAATAAGTTAATTGTGTTTTTTTGGGGAGGAGAGATGTACGAAGAACCCTTTTGGCATCATGCTAAATGGATTTATGATAAAAAAACGTATTCCATTATTAAAAAACAATCATATCCTAAAATTATTTGGCAAAAAAATATTTTTAAAACGATTCGTACTATTAAAAATGTTTTGAGATATCCTTTTATTGTGAGACAGCAATATGAATATAAAAAGAAACAAGTTGAGCGAATTGATTATATAGTTTGTGGGCAATTTAATACTGGTGAAATAGAAAAAGTAAATGAATTATACCCAACATTCAAAGCTAAACACTTGGCAGGTTATTATGATTTGAATTTTGACTTGGCTAATGAGATAAATGTTAAAACGAAAACTTCGGTTGCAATTAAAATTTTAGTAGGTAATTCTGCCACTGAAGCTAATAACCATTTGGAAGCTTTTGAGAAATTGAGAAGATTAAAGGATATTGAAATTTATTGTGTCTTGTCTTATGGATCTGATTATTATAAACGAATAGTTATGCACGAAGGGGAAAGAGTTTTTGGAGAAAATTTTTATCCAATAACCGATTTTATGCCAAGAAAAGAATATGTTGAATTTGTGAATCAAATGGATGTTATTTTTATGTATCATAATCGTTCACAAGCTTGGGGCAATATTGTTACTGCTTTAACTTTAGGAAAACCAGTGTTTATTAAAAATGAGAACGTTTTAAAAAAATATATTACGGCTATTGGTATTAAAACGTATGATGCTAATTTAATTGGTCAATGTAATTTGGAATCAATTATCATAGAGGAAAAGAAAAACTTTACAGATAATATAGAAAAGCTTAAGGAAACAATATCTACTGAAGTACGATTGAATAATCTTAAAGAAATAATGACTATTTATGCTAGTTAA
- a CDS encoding DapH/DapD/GlmU-related protein: MNNYAPIVLFVYNRPLHTQQVLNSLAQNLEAKDSTLYVYCDGAKKHTTPDDLIKIKEVVKLVNSEKRFKKVIIKIQEKNKGLANSIIDGITEVVNRHGAVIVLEDDIVTSVGFLKYMNDALLFYQDNDKVMHISGYMYPHKEELPETFFFNVPLCWGWATWKRAWDHFEDDSIMLWKQLKNEKLFDKVDKFGEDYLSEQLAHNISGRLKTWFIKWHVSVLLKNGYTLYPRKSLVDNIGFDSSGVHNGETTHFKNLSLSDHIKIESITLIENKKAEEIVKLFYKELKRPAIVKKPVRLKSKLKYRIRSTFFKIFPDVKKKIQEKNDNYDVINNNSYLGEQCIIYPKSRLSNSVIGNYTYISENSIINNTVVGKFCSIGTNLVCGWGIHPTNGLSTHPMFYSTEKQNGTTLSEIDKVEETKIITIGNDVFIGMNVTVLDGVSIGNGAVIGAGAVVSKDIPSYAIAVGNPIQIIKYRFEDKKIEELLQIKWWDFEKEDLALVEKYFFEIEDFIEKINKKKKKL; this comes from the coding sequence ATGAATAATTATGCTCCCATTGTTCTTTTTGTTTACAACCGTCCATTGCATACACAGCAAGTTTTAAATTCGCTAGCGCAAAATCTGGAGGCTAAGGATAGTACATTGTATGTTTATTGTGATGGTGCTAAAAAACACACAACTCCTGATGATTTAATTAAAATTAAAGAGGTTGTAAAATTAGTCAATTCAGAAAAAAGGTTTAAAAAAGTTATAATTAAAATTCAGGAAAAAAATAAAGGTTTGGCTAATTCTATTATTGATGGAATTACAGAAGTGGTTAATAGGCATGGGGCAGTTATTGTTTTAGAAGATGACATTGTAACTTCAGTTGGATTTTTAAAATACATGAATGATGCATTATTGTTTTATCAGGATAATGATAAAGTAATGCATATTTCTGGATATATGTATCCTCATAAAGAGGAATTGCCAGAGACTTTCTTTTTCAATGTGCCTCTTTGTTGGGGGTGGGCAACTTGGAAAAGAGCTTGGGATCATTTTGAAGATGATTCAATAATGTTATGGAAGCAACTAAAAAACGAAAAACTATTTGATAAAGTAGATAAATTTGGAGAAGACTACCTGAGTGAGCAATTAGCTCACAACATATCTGGTAGACTTAAAACATGGTTCATAAAATGGCACGTTTCTGTTTTATTAAAAAATGGATATACTTTGTATCCTAGAAAATCTTTAGTAGATAATATAGGTTTTGATAGTTCTGGTGTTCATAATGGAGAAACAACTCACTTTAAAAATTTGTCACTTTCAGATCATATTAAAATTGAATCAATAACATTAATTGAAAATAAAAAAGCCGAGGAAATTGTAAAATTATTTTATAAGGAATTAAAAAGACCAGCTATAGTTAAAAAACCAGTTAGACTAAAAAGTAAGTTAAAGTATAGAATTAGAAGTACATTCTTTAAAATATTTCCAGATGTAAAGAAAAAAATACAGGAGAAGAATGACAATTATGACGTAATTAACAATAACTCTTATTTAGGAGAGCAATGTATAATTTATCCTAAATCTAGATTATCCAATTCTGTAATAGGAAATTATACATATATTTCAGAAAATTCAATTATTAATAATACTGTAGTTGGGAAGTTTTGTTCAATAGGTACAAATTTGGTTTGTGGTTGGGGCATACATCCAACAAACGGATTATCAACACATCCAATGTTTTATTCAACAGAAAAGCAAAATGGTACGACATTGAGTGAGATTGATAAAGTGGAAGAAACTAAGATTATTACTATTGGGAATGATGTTTTTATCGGCATGAATGTAACTGTTTTGGATGGTGTAAGTATAGGAAATGGAGCAGTTATTGGTGCTGGAGCAGTAGTTTCTAAAGATATTCCTTCTTACGCAATAGCAGTTGGAAATCCAATTCAAATCATCAAGTATAGATTTGAGGATAAAAAAATAGAAGAGCTTTTACAAATAAAATGGTGGGATTTTGAAAAAGAGGATTTGGCTTTAGTTGAAAAATATTTTTTTGAAATAGAAGATTTTATTGAGAAGATTAACAAAAAAAAGAAAAAATTATAA